In Gemmatimonas aurantiaca, the genomic stretch GAGAGCACTCATGACTTCACCTCGCGAACGTTGGGTAGCGTCGAGGTTTCGACTCATCATGTAGCAGGTCACTGGACCGCCTACCCTGTCGTCTGCTTCGAAGAGCTCTCGGTGATCATCGTTGACGTGAGGAAAGACGGCCAAAGACTTAGTGGCAACGCACGTTACGAGATCGGCGACACAAACGACGTCGGGAATCTGCCAAGGATGCTCGACCCTATCGAAGATCGCGTTCTCCAAGCTCTCGAGAAGTCGGAAGTATGCTGTGTCCTCTCCGGCGCTCCACGTGTGAGAGTGGGCGAGTACACCGAAGGCAATCTCACGCTGCAGCTCTCGGTACGGCGTGCCAGTGCGTGTCTCAGACATCGATTTAATACTCTTACAGCTCTCGACAATCTTGGGCAGATGAGCAGGGCGCAGAGTCAGTTTGCACTCGAACGCAGCTACGACGCCTCCTGCGAGATATGTCTTCTTGTCGCGAAGGTGAAGTGGGTAGTCAGGGCGAAGAACCAGCACATCAACCTGAGGACTCGCCTCGCCGCTCGCACCAAGAATTCGCCCCTTAGTGACAACAGGATAGGTCGCCGGAAGCCAGTTGCGTAGCAGGGTCGCCCAGTTTTCCTCTCCTTGGTCACCGGCAGTGCCGGGATCTTCACCAACCCGGGACTGAATCCGCGCGTACTC encodes the following:
- a CDS encoding DUF6602 domain-containing protein, producing MVASRYSPPESRNGLYMPTSAHEQLKEHDLAAFMRSLQDQMSNEYARIQSRVGEDPGTAGDQGEENWATLLRNWLPATYPVVTKGRILGASGEASPQVDVLVLRPDYPLHLRDKKTYLAGGVVAAFECKLTLRPAHLPKIVESCKSIKSMSETRTGTPYRELQREIAFGVLAHSHTWSAGEDTAYFRLLESLENAIFDRVEHPWQIPDVVCVADLVTCVATKSLAVFPHVNDDHRELFEADDRVGGPVTCYMMSRNLDATQRSRGEVMSALVEHLTRLMAKENAALRTYATYFQRSLFVGGLGRSVGWSSDAFSPPVLERIQREGYSDDLWSDWAEYVV